Proteins encoded by one window of Nicotiana tabacum cultivar K326 chromosome 10, ASM71507v2, whole genome shotgun sequence:
- the LOC107772596 gene encoding putative galactinol--sucrose galactosyltransferase 1, translating to MTVGAGICVAERKLNVLGQSILTDVNENIIVTQPTGEAFINGAFLGVHSDKIGSRRVFPVGKLQGLRFMCVFRFKLWWMTQRMGTSGQDIPFETQFLIVEGNDGSNFDQDNHENSALYVVFLPILEGDFRAVLQGNSNDELEICLESGDPAVQDFEGSHLVFVAAGPDPFDVITNAVKTVERHLQTFCHRDRKKMPDMLNWFGWCTWDAFYTTVTAEGVKQGLESLEKGGIPPKFVLIDDGWQSVGMDPNSIESIADNHANFANRLTHIKENHKFQKDGKEGHRVNDPAMGLRHVVTNIKDQHNLKYVYVWHALAGYWGGVKPGVPEMDHYESKLSFPVSSPGVESQEPDDALDSLTKNGLGLVNPEKVYNFYNELHSYLASAGIDGVKVDVQNILETLGAGHGGRVKLARKYHQALEASISQNFPDNGIISCMSHSTDNLFSAKRSAVIRASDDFWPRDPASHTIHIASVAYNTIFLGEFMQPDWDMFHSVHPMAEYHGAARAVGGCAIYVSDKPGQHDFNLLKKLVLPDGSILRAKLPGRPTRDCLFSDPARDGISLLKIWNLNDFNGVVGVFNCQGAGWCKVGKKNLIHDYQPETITGIVRANDVNYLPKIAHDGWTGDAILYSHLHRDLVHLPKNASFPITLKAREYEVFTVVPIKVMSTGSRFAPIGLVNMFNSGGAIKELKYETEGSGIISMKVRGCGMFGAYSSVKPKRIQVDDKELQFDYEKSSGLVTLALRVPDKELYAWDVRVEL from the exons ATGACAGTGGGAGCAGGAATATGTGTAGCTGAAAGGAAGCTGAATGTGTTGGGACAGAGCATTCTCACAGATGTTAATGAAAACATAATTGTAACACAGCCAACAGGTGAAGCTTTCATTAATGGTGCATTCCTTGGTGTTCATTCCGACAAAATTGGTAGTCGCAGAGTTTTTCCTGTTGGCAAACTCCA AGGATTGAGATTTATGTGTGTTTTCCGGTTCAAGTTATGGTGGATGACACAGAGGATGGGTACATCCGGACAAGACATACCATTTGAGACTCAATTTTTGATTGTGGAAGGAAATGATGGTTCAAATTTTGATCAAGATAACCATGAAAATTCAGCATTGTATGTTGTATTCTTGCCTATTCTGGAGGGAGATTTTAGGGCTGTTCTTCAAGGGAACTCAAACGACGAGTTAGAAATATGCCTGGAAAGTG GAGATCCTGCTGTGCAAGATTTTGAAGGAAGCCATTTGGTTTTCGTAGCAGCTGGGCCAGACCCTTTTGATGTCATCACTAATGCAGTCAA GACGGTGGAGAGGCATTTGCAGACATTTTGCCACCGTGATAGAAAGAAG ATGCCAGACATGTTGAACTGGTTTGGATGGTGTACATGGGATGCTTTCTATACTACTGTTACTGCCGAGGGAGTGAAGCAAGGATTAGAGAG TTTGGAGAAAGGAGGTATACCCCCAAAGTTCGTACTCATTGATGATGGATGGCAATCTGTGGGTATGGATCCCAATAGTATCGAATCCATTGCTGATAACCATGCAAA CTTTGCTAACAGGTTAACTCATATTAAAGagaaccacaaatttcaaaaagaTGGAAAGGAAGGGCATAGGGTTAATGATCCTGCAATGGGACTACGACATGTTGTTACCAATATCAAGGACCAGCACAATTTAAA GTATGTGTACGTGTGGCATGCACTCGCCGGTTACTGGGGCGGTGTGAAACCTGGGGTCCCTGAGATGGATCACTATGAATCCAAGTTATCTTTCCCAGTTTCATCTCCTGGGGTCGAGTCACAAGAACCTGATGATGCTTTGGATAGCTTGACAAAGAATGGTCTTGGTCTAGTGAACCCTGAGAAAGTCTATAATTTCTATAATGAACTGCACTCATACCTTGCTTCTGCGGGTATAGACGGGGTTAAAGTAGATGTTCAGAACATCCTTGAAACACTTGGAGCAGGTCATGGTGGAAGAGTAAAACTTGCAAGAAAGTATCATCAAGCATTAGAGGCATCTATTTCTCAAAACTTTCCTGATAATGGAATTATTTCATGCATGAGCCATAGTACTGATAATTTGTTCAG TGCGAAACGCTCAGCTGTTATTAGAGCTTCAGATGATTTCTGGCCAAGAGATCCTGCATCACACACCATTCACATAGCATCGGTGGCTTATAATACTATTTTCCTTGGGGAGTTCATGCAGCCTGATTGGGACATGTTTCAT AGTGTGCACCCAATGGCTGAATACCATGGAGCAGCACGGGCTGTTGGAGGCTGCGCTATTTATGTCAG TGACAAGCCTGGACAACACGATTTTAATCTTTTAAAGAAGCTTGTACTTCCAGATGGTTCCATATTACGCGCCAAACTTCCAGGAAGGCCAACTAGAGACTGCTTGTTTTCTGATCCAGCAAGAGATGGAATAAG TCTATTGAAGATTTGGAATCTGAATGATTTCAATGGCGTAGTTGGTGTGTTCAATTGTCAAGGAGCTGGGTGGTGTAAGGTCGGCAAGAAGAATCTAATCCACGATTATCAACCAGAGACGATAACTGGGATTGTCCGGGCTAATGATGTCAACTACTTACCTAAGATTGCTCATGATGGATGGACTGGGGATGCCATTCTCTATTCTCATCTTCACA GAGACTTGGTCCATCTTCCTAAAAATGCATCTTTTCCAATTACTCTTAAGGCAAGAGAATATGAAGTCTTTACCGTGGTTCCAATCAAGGTAATGTCAACTGGATCTAGATTTGCTCCAATTGGACTTGTAAATAtgttcaattcaggaggagcaaTCAAAGAATTGAAGTATGAAACAGAGGGAAGCGGAATAATCTCCATGAAAGTTCGCGGATGTGGCATGTTTGGAGCTTATTCATCTGTGAAGCCTAAAAGAATACAAGTGGACGATAAAGAGTTACAGTTTGATTATGAAAAATCCTCTGGATTAGTCACTCTGGCTCTTAGAGTTCCTGACAAAGAGTTATACGCTTGGGACGTAAGGGTTGAACTTTGA